The following coding sequences are from one Candidatus Nitrosopumilus sp. SW window:
- a CDS encoding phosphoribosyltransferase yields the protein MLSQDVDWVEIESLVKKLSKKILKLPRTFSSITTLSRGGLVPARLVADQLGIKRIFVDKKKISSDSLFVDDIFDSGDTFDEIIKRVDVPSKFVYATLFARRGKKYPRQLLYGKKTNNSAYVVFPWDKLEFERSQK from the coding sequence ATGTTGTCTCAAGACGTTGATTGGGTAGAAATTGAATCTCTTGTAAAAAAACTCTCAAAGAAAATCCTAAAACTACCTAGAACTTTTTCAAGTATTACTACACTTAGTAGGGGTGGATTAGTTCCTGCACGTTTAGTTGCAGATCAGCTGGGAATAAAGAGGATTTTTGTAGATAAAAAGAAAATATCTTCTGATTCTTTATTCGTTGATGATATTTTTGATAGCGGTGATACCTTTGATGAAATTATCAAACGAGTTGATGTCCCTTCAAAATTTGTTTATGCTACATTATTTGCAAGACGTGGAAAAAAATACCCTAGGCAATTACTCTATGGTAAAAAGACAAACAATAGTGCATATGTTGTATTTCCTTGGGATAAATTAGAGTTTGAACGTTCTCAGAAATGA